The following are encoded in a window of Variovorax paradoxus genomic DNA:
- a CDS encoding zinc ribbon domain-containing protein, which translates to MALICPVCDADNRDGANFCRSCGGRLSAADRVPPPAPRPADREWATTAPAQLRAPTIPAPLFDPAESKRASSPASTGRMPEPPPPPPPADERTVIVAPGRGGAASSLPPSARVDRPKTRIKVKRIKPPEPVLRPRGIGLWLGLLIVALLLVVAGWLGYGTGDKAPEPGVVPTPAIAPAPVVAPPAVEPAPVAAEPAPPVAEPPPAEVVAESAESAPKPTPAAKPRKPATPPTPAPQAAPPAAPLAAVPSPRPHRQPRRPTRRPNAATATSSPRRNAWRPSA; encoded by the coding sequence ATGGCCTTGATCTGCCCGGTCTGTGACGCGGACAACCGCGACGGTGCCAACTTCTGCAGAAGCTGCGGCGGCCGGCTGTCGGCCGCCGACCGCGTGCCGCCCCCGGCGCCCCGTCCTGCCGATCGCGAATGGGCCACCACCGCACCGGCCCAGCTGCGCGCGCCGACCATTCCGGCGCCGTTGTTCGATCCCGCCGAGTCGAAGCGGGCATCGTCGCCCGCCTCCACCGGCCGGATGCCCGAGCCGCCGCCACCGCCGCCGCCGGCGGATGAGCGAACCGTGATCGTGGCGCCGGGGCGTGGCGGCGCCGCATCGTCCTTGCCTCCGTCCGCGCGGGTCGATCGGCCGAAGACGCGGATCAAGGTCAAGCGCATCAAGCCGCCCGAGCCGGTGCTGCGCCCGCGCGGCATCGGGCTGTGGCTGGGGCTGCTCATCGTCGCGCTGTTGCTCGTTGTCGCGGGCTGGCTGGGTTACGGGACTGGCGACAAGGCGCCCGAGCCGGGCGTGGTGCCGACGCCGGCGATCGCACCCGCTCCCGTCGTGGCACCGCCAGCGGTCGAGCCCGCGCCCGTCGCTGCCGAGCCCGCCCCGCCCGTGGCCGAACCGCCACCCGCCGAAGTGGTCGCCGAGTCCGCGGAATCCGCACCCAAGCCGACGCCTGCCGCGAAGCCGCGCAAACCGGCGACACCTCCCACGCCGGCGCCCCAGGCCGCCCCGCCCGCAGCGCCTCTGGCCGCCGTGCCGTCCCCGCGCCCGCACCGCCAGCCCCGCCGGCCGACCCGCAGGCCCAATGCGGCGACCGCAACTTCATCGCCAAGGCGCAATGCATGGCGGCCCAGTGCGTGA
- a CDS encoding monovalent cation:proton antiporter family protein produces MSSFDLTLLYLLAAVIGVVACRSLKLPPMLGYLTAGVLIGPHALALAQNSEGIRHLGEFGVVFLMFVIGLEFSLPKLRAMRKHVFGLGLLQVLLTMALATVGALLIATQLPPAWQLGWQTTLALSSALTMSSTAIVVKLMAERLELESEHGKRVMGVLLFQDLAVVPLLVLIPALGAPPEALAKALGFALVKATFLIGVLLYGGPRIMRWWLTLVARRRSEELFILNVLLITLGLAWLTELAGLSLALGAFIAGMLVSETEYKHQVETDIRPFHDVLLGLFFITVGMSLDWHIVVERWLLVAVLLLVPLLFKLGLVTVLAKVLGATSGVSLRTGLYLAQAGEFGFVLLTLAQDRNLLPPWLANPVLASMVLSMLATPFIVMYTNTIVRKLVASDWLQQSLQMTSIARKTINTAQHVIICGYGRCGQNLARILEREGIPYMALDLDPDRVRQAAAAGDSVVFGDAARLQALMAAGLARASAVVVTYLDVGGAMKVLANTRAHAAHVPVIVRTQDDHDLEKLQAAGATEVVPEAIEGSLMLASHALALVGVPMRRVIRVVQDQRDARYNLLRGYFHGADDDNADEIDHERLNSFTLTPGARAIGQTLGRMALPTLGVRVANLRRQDGQARVPDDDTLLSDGDTLVLSGKPAALAIAIERLQKG; encoded by the coding sequence ATGTCTTCGTTCGATCTCACGCTGTTGTATCTGTTGGCCGCGGTGATCGGCGTGGTGGCCTGCCGGTCGCTCAAGCTGCCGCCGATGCTCGGCTACCTGACGGCCGGTGTGCTCATCGGCCCGCATGCGCTGGCGCTGGCGCAGAACTCCGAAGGCATCCGCCACCTGGGCGAATTCGGCGTGGTGTTCCTGATGTTCGTGATCGGGCTCGAGTTCAGCCTGCCCAAGCTGCGCGCCATGCGCAAGCACGTGTTCGGGCTGGGTCTGCTGCAGGTGCTGCTGACCATGGCGCTGGCCACCGTCGGCGCACTGCTCATCGCCACGCAGCTGCCGCCGGCCTGGCAGCTCGGGTGGCAGACCACGCTGGCGCTGTCGAGCGCGCTCACCATGAGCAGCACGGCCATCGTGGTCAAGCTGATGGCCGAGCGGCTCGAGCTGGAGAGCGAGCACGGCAAGCGCGTGATGGGCGTGCTGCTGTTTCAAGATTTGGCCGTGGTGCCACTGCTGGTGCTGATTCCCGCCCTGGGCGCGCCGCCCGAGGCGCTGGCCAAGGCACTGGGTTTTGCGCTGGTGAAGGCGACCTTCCTCATCGGCGTGCTGCTCTACGGCGGGCCGCGCATCATGCGCTGGTGGCTCACGCTGGTGGCGCGGCGGCGCAGCGAAGAGCTGTTCATCCTGAACGTGCTGCTGATCACGTTGGGCCTGGCCTGGCTCACCGAACTGGCCGGGCTGAGCCTGGCGCTGGGCGCCTTCATCGCCGGCATGCTGGTGTCGGAGACCGAATACAAGCACCAGGTCGAGACCGACATCCGCCCCTTCCACGACGTGCTGCTGGGGCTGTTCTTCATCACCGTCGGCATGTCGCTCGACTGGCACATCGTGGTCGAGCGCTGGCTGCTGGTGGCCGTGCTGCTGCTGGTGCCGCTGCTGTTCAAACTGGGGCTGGTGACGGTGCTGGCAAAGGTGCTGGGCGCGACCTCGGGCGTGTCGCTGCGCACCGGCCTGTACCTGGCGCAGGCCGGCGAGTTCGGCTTCGTGCTGCTCACGCTCGCGCAAGACCGCAACCTGCTGCCGCCGTGGCTGGCCAACCCGGTGCTGGCGTCGATGGTGCTCTCGATGCTGGCCACGCCGTTCATCGTGATGTACACCAACACCATCGTGCGCAAGCTGGTGGCCAGCGACTGGCTGCAGCAGTCGCTGCAGATGACGAGCATCGCGCGCAAGACCATCAACACCGCGCAGCACGTGATCATCTGCGGCTACGGGCGCTGCGGCCAGAACCTGGCGCGGATCCTGGAGCGCGAAGGCATTCCCTACATGGCGCTCGACCTCGACCCCGACCGCGTGCGCCAGGCCGCCGCGGCCGGCGATTCGGTGGTGTTCGGCGACGCGGCGCGGCTGCAGGCGCTGATGGCGGCAGGCCTGGCGCGCGCCAGCGCGGTGGTCGTCACCTACCTCGACGTGGGGGGCGCGATGAAAGTGCTGGCCAACACCCGCGCCCACGCGGCGCACGTGCCGGTGATCGTGCGCACCCAGGACGACCACGACCTCGAGAAACTGCAGGCCGCCGGTGCGACCGAGGTGGTGCCCGAGGCCATCGAGGGTTCGCTGATGCTCGCCAGCCATGCGCTGGCGCTGGTCGGCGTGCCGATGCGGCGCGTGATCCGCGTGGTGCAGGACCAGCGCGACGCGCGCTACAACCTGCTGCGCGGCTACTTCCACGGCGCCGATGACGACAACGCCGACGAGATCGATCACGAGCGCCTGAACAGCTTCACGCTCACGCCGGGCGCCCGCGCGATCGGCCAGACGCTGGGACGGATGGCGCTGCCGACGCTGGGCGTGCGCGTGGCCAACCTGCGCCGCCAGGACGGTCAGGCGCGCGTGCCGGACGACGACACGCTGCTGTCGGACGGCGACACGCTGGTGCTGTCCGGCAAGCCCGCCGCGCTGGCGATTGCCATCGAGCGGCTGCAAAAAGGCTGA
- a CDS encoding KpsF/GutQ family sugar-phosphate isomerase → MVDPEAILARARVTFDIEAEAVLGLKARVGPSFVEAVRKILEVRGRVVVMGMGKSGHVGRKIAATLASTGTPAMFVHPAEASHGDLGMIKSVDLVLAISNSGEVDELTVLLPVVKRQGVPLIAITGRADSTLARHADIVIDAGVAKEACPLNLAPTASTTAQIAMGDALAVALLDARGFGSEDFARSHPGGALGRKLLTHLSDVMRSGDEVPCVPPTATVSELMRAMSIKGFGAAAVVEPDGRALGIFTDGDLRRLIEAGADLRTPKAADIMHRDPRTIRVDALAVEAAELMEQCGITRLFVIDSAGVIVGAVNTNDLMRAKVI, encoded by the coding sequence ATGGTCGACCCCGAAGCCATCCTGGCCCGGGCACGCGTCACATTCGACATCGAAGCCGAAGCCGTCCTCGGCCTGAAGGCCCGCGTCGGTCCGAGTTTTGTCGAGGCCGTGCGCAAGATTCTCGAAGTGCGCGGCCGCGTGGTCGTGATGGGCATGGGCAAGAGCGGCCACGTCGGCCGCAAGATCGCCGCCACCCTCGCCTCCACCGGCACGCCCGCGATGTTCGTGCACCCGGCCGAGGCCAGCCACGGCGACCTCGGCATGATCAAGTCGGTCGACCTCGTGCTCGCCATTTCCAACAGCGGCGAGGTCGACGAACTCACCGTGCTGCTGCCGGTGGTCAAGCGCCAGGGCGTGCCCCTGATCGCCATCACCGGCCGTGCCGATTCCACGCTGGCGCGCCACGCCGACATCGTGATCGATGCCGGCGTCGCCAAGGAAGCCTGTCCGCTGAACCTCGCGCCGACCGCGAGCACCACCGCCCAGATCGCCATGGGCGACGCGCTGGCCGTGGCTCTGCTCGACGCGCGCGGTTTCGGCTCCGAAGACTTCGCGCGCTCGCACCCCGGCGGCGCGCTGGGCCGCAAGCTGCTCACGCACCTGAGCGACGTCATGCGCTCGGGCGACGAGGTGCCGTGCGTGCCGCCGACGGCCACCGTCAGTGAGCTGATGCGCGCGATGAGCATCAAGGGCTTTGGCGCCGCTGCGGTGGTCGAGCCCGACGGCCGGGCGCTGGGCATCTTCACCGACGGCGACCTGCGCCGCCTCATCGAAGCCGGCGCCGACCTGCGCACGCCCAAGGCGGCCGACATCATGCACCGCGACCCGCGCACCATCCGCGTCGACGCGCTGGCGGTGGAAGCGGCCGAACTCATGGAGCAATGCGGCATCACCCGCCTGTTCGTGATCGACAGCGCGGGGGTGATCGTCGGCGCGGTGAACACCAACGACCTGATGCGCGCGAAGGTCATCTGA
- a CDS encoding KdsC family phosphatase — protein sequence MPLDFQAETLLAAQDVRIVFFDIDGVLTDGGVYFTEHGETLKRFSILDGYGLKLLRKAGITPAVITGRDSKPLRVRLEALGIEHVRYGTEDKLPAAEAMLKQLGFTWAQAAAIGDDWPDLPVLTRVGFAAAPANAHAEVRAVARYVTTARGGEGAAREFCDLLLTACGQYRPLLDAALGPRP from the coding sequence ATGCCGCTTGATTTCCAGGCCGAGACCCTGCTGGCCGCGCAAGATGTGCGCATCGTCTTCTTCGACATCGACGGCGTGCTGACCGACGGCGGCGTGTACTTCACCGAGCACGGCGAAACGCTCAAGCGCTTCAGCATCCTCGACGGCTACGGCCTCAAGCTGCTGCGCAAGGCGGGCATCACGCCGGCCGTGATCACCGGGCGCGACTCCAAGCCGCTGCGCGTGCGGCTCGAGGCGCTGGGCATCGAGCACGTGCGCTACGGTACCGAAGACAAGCTGCCCGCCGCTGAGGCCATGCTGAAGCAGCTCGGCTTCACCTGGGCGCAGGCCGCCGCCATCGGCGACGACTGGCCCGACCTGCCCGTGCTGACCCGTGTCGGCTTCGCGGCGGCGCCGGCCAACGCGCACGCCGAAGTGCGCGCCGTGGCGCGCTACGTGACCACCGCGCGCGGCGGCGAAGGCGCGGCGCGCGAATTCTGCGACCTGCTGCTGACGGCCTGCGGCCAGTACCGCCCGCTGCTCGACGCTGCCCTGGGCCCCCGACCATGA
- the lptC gene encoding LPS export ABC transporter periplasmic protein LptC, which translates to MSPQLRRAWNLTRDVLDRSTIYLPIILMFGVALGTYWLVRNAPKLLEPTVKAAPTHEPDYFMRDFVIKNFLPNGDLRSELHGVEGRHYPDTDTIEVDQVRMRSVSPEGLVTRSSANRGLSNADGSEIQLFGNAIVIREPAVSASGKATPRLEFRGEFLHAFLDTEKVKSNKPVTLIRGSDQFTGDSLDYDNLSGVANLTGRVRGVLVPSAAAGKPR; encoded by the coding sequence ATGAGCCCGCAGCTGCGACGCGCCTGGAACCTGACGCGTGATGTGCTCGACCGCAGCACCATCTACCTGCCGATCATCCTGATGTTCGGCGTGGCGCTGGGCACCTACTGGCTGGTGCGCAACGCGCCCAAGCTGCTGGAGCCCACCGTCAAGGCCGCGCCCACGCACGAGCCCGACTACTTCATGCGGGATTTCGTCATCAAGAACTTCCTGCCCAACGGCGACTTGCGCAGCGAGCTGCATGGCGTCGAAGGGCGGCACTACCCGGACACCGACACCATCGAGGTCGACCAGGTGCGCATGCGCTCGGTGTCGCCCGAAGGGCTGGTCACGCGCTCGTCGGCCAACCGGGGCCTGTCGAATGCCGACGGCAGCGAGATCCAGCTGTTCGGCAACGCGATCGTGATCCGCGAACCGGCGGTCAGCGCGAGCGGCAAGGCCACGCCGCGGCTGGAGTTCCGGGGCGAGTTCCTGCACGCGTTCCTCGACACCGAAAAGGTGAAGTCGAACAAGCCGGTCACGCTCATCCGCGGCAGCGACCAGTTCACGGGCGATTCGCTCGACTACGACAACCTGAGCGGCGTGGCCAACCTCACAGGCCGCGTGCGCGGCGTGCTGGTGCCCTCGGCCGCGGCGGGCAAGCCGCGCTGA
- a CDS encoding SDR family oxidoreductase, producing the protein MTTAAPLVFITGASSGIGQALAASFYDAGYRLALVARRTAEIDAWATGRQLDAGRYQVYGADVADTDSIVAAGTDCIARQGVPDVVIANAGISIGIDTADRSDIDVLARTFAVNNVGLAATFHPFVQAMVKRGSGRLVGIGSVAAIRGLPGHGAYCASKAGVVAYCESLRGELRTSGVKVVTLCPGYIDTPLTQGNRYGMPFLMQPEDFAAQALRAIKAGTSYRVIPWQMGVVAKVMRLLPNAVLDRAVQGRARKKRSGEA; encoded by the coding sequence ATGACCACCGCCGCACCGCTCGTCTTCATCACCGGCGCTTCCAGTGGCATCGGCCAGGCTTTGGCCGCGTCTTTCTACGACGCGGGCTACCGGCTGGCGCTGGTCGCGCGGCGCACGGCGGAGATCGACGCTTGGGCCACAGGTCGCCAGCTGGACGCGGGCCGCTACCAGGTCTACGGTGCCGACGTGGCGGACACCGACAGCATCGTGGCTGCCGGCACCGACTGCATCGCGCGCCAGGGCGTGCCCGACGTGGTGATCGCCAACGCCGGCATCAGCATCGGCATCGACACGGCCGATCGGTCGGACATCGACGTGCTGGCGCGCACCTTCGCCGTCAACAACGTGGGGCTGGCCGCGACCTTCCATCCGTTCGTGCAGGCCATGGTGAAGCGCGGCAGCGGGCGGCTCGTGGGCATCGGGAGCGTGGCCGCCATCCGCGGGCTGCCGGGGCACGGCGCCTACTGCGCGAGCAAGGCCGGCGTGGTCGCGTACTGCGAGAGCCTGCGCGGGGAATTGCGCACCAGTGGTGTGAAGGTTGTCACGCTGTGCCCGGGCTACATCGACACGCCGCTGACCCAGGGCAATCGCTACGGCATGCCCTTTCTCATGCAGCCCGAAGACTTCGCGGCCCAGGCGCTGCGCGCCATCAAGGCCGGCACCAGCTACCGCGTGATTCCGTGGCAGATGGGCGTGGTCGCCAAGGTCATGCGCCTGCTGCCCAATGCCGTGCTCGACCGCGCCGTGCAGGGCCGGGCGCGCAAGAAGCGCAGCGGCGAAGCCTGA
- a CDS encoding TMEM165/GDT1 family protein has protein sequence MEAFLVATGVVALAEMGDKTQLLALLLAARFRKPWPIVLGIFVATVVNHALAGAVGNYITRWLGPEVLRWILGGSFIAMAVWMLIPDKLDEDDAPGVSKFGVFGTTVIAFFLAEMGDKTQIATVMLAARFTQDYAWVVVGTTLGMMLANAPVVWLGDKIVRRVPIKLVHGISAAIFLVLGVVMIVGW, from the coding sequence ATGGAAGCTTTTCTCGTTGCAACGGGCGTGGTCGCGCTCGCCGAAATGGGCGACAAGACCCAACTCCTGGCCCTTTTGCTGGCCGCGCGTTTCAGGAAACCCTGGCCGATCGTGCTCGGCATCTTCGTTGCCACGGTCGTCAACCACGCGCTGGCCGGCGCGGTCGGCAACTACATCACGCGCTGGCTCGGCCCCGAGGTGCTGCGCTGGATTCTGGGCGGCTCGTTCATCGCGATGGCCGTCTGGATGCTGATTCCCGACAAGCTCGATGAAGACGACGCCCCCGGCGTCTCGAAGTTCGGCGTCTTCGGCACCACCGTGATCGCCTTCTTCCTGGCCGAGATGGGCGACAAGACCCAGATCGCCACCGTCATGCTGGCCGCCCGCTTCACGCAGGACTACGCCTGGGTCGTCGTCGGCACCACGCTGGGCATGATGCTGGCCAATGCGCCGGTCGTGTGGCTGGGCGACAAGATCGTGCGGCGCGTGCCGATCAAGCTCGTGCACGGCATCTCGGCGGCGATCTTCCTGGTGCTGGGCGTCGTGATGATCGTCGGCTGGTAA
- the metX gene encoding homoserine O-succinyltransferase MetX yields MSSPSPLVVTPQSMQFAGPLALRSGASISGYTLAYETYGTLNAERSNAVLVCHALNASHHVAGVYEGQARSEGWWDNMVGPGKPLDTDRFFVIGVNNLGSCFGSTGPMHVNPANGRVYGADFPVVTVEDWVDAQAVLLDALGIQTLAAVMGGSLGGMQALSWTLQYPDRVRHAVVVASAPNLTAENIAFNEVARRAIVTDPDFHGGHFYEYGVVPKRGLRIARMIGHITYLSDDVMNAKFGRILRSAVEGEVAGLDYRYSTQDIEFQIESYLRYQGDKFSEYFDANTYLLITRALDYFDPARHHGGQLSTALAQATAKFLLVSFKTDWRFSPARSREIVKALLDNRRNVSYAEIDAPHGHDAFLLDDVRYMGVVRSYFERVAKEFQ; encoded by the coding sequence ATGTCGTCGCCATCACCTTTGGTCGTCACCCCGCAGTCGATGCAGTTCGCAGGCCCGCTGGCCTTGCGCAGCGGCGCTTCGATCAGCGGCTACACGCTCGCCTACGAAACCTACGGCACCCTCAACGCCGAGCGCAGCAATGCGGTGCTGGTGTGCCATGCGCTCAATGCCTCGCACCACGTCGCGGGCGTGTACGAGGGCCAGGCCCGCTCCGAGGGCTGGTGGGACAACATGGTGGGCCCGGGCAAGCCGCTGGACACCGACCGCTTCTTCGTGATCGGCGTCAACAACCTCGGCTCCTGCTTCGGCTCGACGGGCCCGATGCACGTGAACCCCGCCAACGGCCGCGTCTACGGCGCCGACTTCCCGGTGGTCACGGTCGAAGACTGGGTCGATGCCCAGGCCGTGCTGCTCGACGCGCTCGGCATCCAGACGCTCGCGGCCGTGATGGGCGGCAGCCTCGGCGGCATGCAGGCGCTGTCGTGGACGCTGCAGTACCCCGACCGCGTGCGGCACGCCGTGGTGGTGGCCAGCGCGCCCAACCTCACGGCCGAGAACATCGCCTTCAACGAGGTGGCGCGCCGCGCCATCGTGACCGACCCCGACTTCCACGGCGGCCACTTCTACGAATACGGCGTGGTCCCCAAGCGCGGCCTGCGCATCGCGCGAATGATCGGCCACATCACCTACCTGAGCGACGACGTGATGAACGCCAAGTTCGGGCGCATCTTGCGCAGCGCCGTCGAAGGCGAGGTGGCGGGGCTCGACTACCGCTATTCCACGCAGGACATCGAGTTCCAGATCGAAAGCTACCTGCGCTACCAAGGCGACAAGTTCAGCGAGTACTTCGACGCCAACACCTACTTGCTGATCACCCGCGCGCTCGACTATTTCGACCCCGCGCGCCACCACGGCGGCCAGCTCAGCACCGCGCTGGCGCAGGCCACGGCCAAGTTCCTGCTCGTGAGCTTCAAGACCGACTGGCGCTTCTCGCCCGCGCGCAGCCGCGAGATCGTGAAGGCGCTGCTCGACAACCGCCGCAACGTGAGCTACGCCGAGATCGACGCGCCGCACGGCCACGACGCCTTCCTGCTCGACGACGTGCGCTACATGGGCGTGGTGCGCTCGTACTTCGAACGCGTCGCCAAGGAATTCCAATGA
- the metW gene encoding methionine biosynthesis protein MetW: protein MSDIEHQRLIAQLVPKGSRVLDLGCGDGSLLDLLQRERGCTGYGVEIADGNVLQCIRRGVDVIQLNLDEGLAMFDDATFDVVLQIDTLQHLRNAEVMLRETARVGRFGIVAFPNFAHWPNRLSVARGRMPVTRRLPYQWYDTPNIRVGTYKDFEVLAGKNNLRVLDAFGLQNGRDVRWLPNARASTAVFKFERGG, encoded by the coding sequence ATGAGCGACATCGAACATCAGCGACTGATTGCACAGCTCGTGCCGAAGGGCTCGCGCGTGCTCGACCTGGGCTGCGGCGACGGCAGCCTGCTCGACCTGCTGCAGCGTGAACGCGGTTGCACCGGCTACGGCGTGGAGATCGCCGACGGCAACGTCCTGCAGTGCATTCGCCGCGGCGTCGACGTGATCCAGCTGAACCTCGACGAAGGCCTGGCGATGTTCGACGACGCCACCTTCGACGTCGTGCTGCAGATCGACACGCTGCAGCACCTGCGCAATGCCGAGGTCATGCTGCGCGAGACCGCGCGCGTGGGCCGCTTCGGCATCGTCGCCTTTCCCAATTTCGCGCACTGGCCCAACCGCCTGAGCGTGGCGCGCGGGCGCATGCCCGTGACGCGTCGGCTGCCCTACCAGTGGTACGACACGCCCAACATCCGCGTCGGCACCTACAAGGACTTCGAGGTGCTGGCCGGCAAGAACAACCTGCGCGTGCTCGACGCCTTCGGCCTGCAGAACGGCCGCGACGTGCGCTGGCTGCCCAATGCGCGCGCCAGCACGGCGGTCTTCAAGTTCGAGCGGGGCGGCTGA
- a CDS encoding IMPACT family protein, whose amino-acid sequence MSFTLAQPVHSELLIKKSRFIGCVQSVPDRAAALAVVASLRAEHPAAAHVCWALMAGGQSAANDDGEPGGTAGRPMLEVLRHQQVEGALATVVRYFGGVKLGAGGLVRAYTDAVAQALLGATLVPLVRQHHLQCAVPYALEGLVRRELTAIGAVLEDVQHGDDVRFAFALPAPEADAFIARLDDAAQGRVVWPTA is encoded by the coding sequence ATGAGCTTCACGCTCGCGCAGCCGGTTCACAGCGAACTGCTCATCAAGAAAAGCCGCTTCATCGGCTGCGTGCAGTCGGTGCCCGACCGCGCAGCTGCGCTCGCCGTGGTCGCCTCGCTTCGCGCCGAACATCCGGCTGCCGCGCACGTGTGCTGGGCCCTGATGGCCGGCGGCCAGTCGGCCGCGAACGACGATGGCGAACCCGGCGGCACGGCCGGACGCCCGATGTTGGAGGTGCTGCGCCACCAGCAGGTGGAAGGTGCGCTCGCCACCGTGGTGCGCTACTTCGGCGGCGTGAAGCTCGGTGCCGGCGGCCTCGTGCGGGCCTACACCGATGCCGTCGCGCAGGCCCTGCTCGGCGCCACGCTGGTGCCGCTCGTGCGCCAGCACCACCTGCAGTGCGCCGTGCCCTACGCGCTCGAGGGGCTGGTGCGGCGCGAGCTGACCGCCATCGGCGCGGTGCTCGAAGACGTGCAGCACGGCGACGACGTGCGCTTTGCCTTCGCGCTGCCCGCACCCGAGGCCGACGCCTTCATCGCGCGCCTCGACGATGCTGCGCAAGGGCGCGTCGTCTGGCCGACGGCGTGA
- a CDS encoding ion transporter, with protein MTRLPRPNIEALSTPSDTDSRFDKPARGWRRRLFTVIFEADTPAGLWFDLALIAVIVTSVLVVILDSVQSIRDQWRPLFNALEWVFTILFTLEYIARLCCVNKPLRYALSFYGVIDLLALLPTFLVAFAPELAYLIDVRILRLLRVFRIFKLSRYSVEYRTLVSAVASSRRKITVFVGFVMLVVLVMGTLMYVVEGPTHGFTSIPVAIYWAISTMATVGFGDLVPKTDLGRAIASVMMLVGWGVLAVPTGIVTAEMTRRGVDDDLAQPIALASRGVLALSAEPTPGKAPPKRVTPSARRRALAQHRRGAR; from the coding sequence ATGACTCGCCTGCCCCGCCCGAACATCGAAGCCCTGTCCACGCCCTCCGACACCGACTCGCGGTTCGACAAACCCGCGCGTGGCTGGCGGCGCAGGCTGTTCACCGTGATCTTCGAGGCCGACACGCCCGCCGGCCTGTGGTTCGACCTGGCGCTGATCGCGGTGATCGTGACCAGCGTGCTGGTCGTCATCCTGGACAGCGTGCAGTCGATCCGCGACCAGTGGCGGCCTCTGTTCAATGCCCTCGAATGGGTGTTCACGATTCTCTTCACGCTGGAGTACATCGCGCGGTTGTGCTGCGTGAACAAGCCGCTGCGCTACGCGCTGAGCTTCTACGGCGTGATCGACCTGCTGGCGCTGCTGCCGACCTTTCTCGTGGCCTTCGCGCCGGAGCTGGCCTACCTGATCGACGTGCGCATCCTGCGGCTGCTGCGTGTGTTCCGCATCTTCAAGCTCTCGCGCTATTCGGTGGAGTACCGCACGCTGGTGTCGGCGGTGGCCTCCAGCCGGCGCAAGATCACGGTGTTCGTGGGCTTCGTGATGCTCGTGGTGCTGGTGATGGGCACGCTGATGTACGTGGTCGAAGGCCCGACGCACGGGTTCACCAGCATCCCGGTGGCGATCTACTGGGCCATCTCCACCATGGCCACGGTCGGCTTCGGCGACCTCGTGCCCAAGACCGACCTGGGCCGCGCGATTGCTTCCGTGATGATGCTGGTGGGATGGGGCGTGCTGGCCGTGCCCACCGGCATCGTGACCGCCGAGATGACGCGGCGCGGTGTCGACGACGACCTGGCGCAGCCGATCGCCCTCGCATCGCGCGGCGTGCTCGCACTGTCGGCAGAACCGACGCCGGGCAAGGCGCCACCGAAGCGGGTCACGCCGTCGGCCAGACGACGCGCCCTTGCGCAGCATCGTCGAGGCGCGCGATGA
- a CDS encoding bactofilin family protein, giving the protein MATQSPFFGKRDRDTDSLTSRPAPLVGSGTNLSGTPVNPSSLTAQAGLAPAAAPAKEGGSKLTVGPNIKLKGVEITDCDTLVVEGLVEATMDSRLMQIAEQGEFKGSAEIDIAEIRGVFDGNLTVREKLVIHSTGKVTGKIRYGKIVIEEGGQLSGEISFGAKPSLHAAA; this is encoded by the coding sequence TTGGCCACACAGTCCCCCTTTTTCGGCAAGCGCGATCGTGACACCGACTCGCTGACTTCGCGTCCCGCACCGCTGGTTGGTTCGGGCACCAATCTCTCGGGCACTCCCGTCAATCCCTCCTCGTTGACCGCGCAGGCCGGCCTGGCCCCGGCGGCTGCGCCCGCCAAGGAAGGCGGCAGCAAGCTCACCGTCGGCCCGAACATCAAGCTCAAGGGCGTCGAGATCACCGATTGCGACACGCTCGTGGTCGAAGGCCTGGTCGAGGCCACGATGGATTCGCGCCTGATGCAGATCGCCGAACAGGGCGAGTTCAAGGGCTCGGCCGAGATCGACATCGCCGAGATCCGCGGCGTGTTCGACGGCAACCTCACCGTGCGCGAGAAGCTCGTCATCCACTCGACCGGCAAGGTCACCGGCAAGATCCGCTACGGCAAGATCGTGATCGAAGAAGGCGGCCAGCTGTCGGGCGAAATCAGCTTCGGCGCCAAGCCGTCGCTGCACGCAGCGGCCTGA